A part of Aegilops tauschii subsp. strangulata cultivar AL8/78 chromosome 2, Aet v6.0, whole genome shotgun sequence genomic DNA contains:
- the LOC109762017 gene encoding uncharacterized protein encodes MMVPLDPCNKPTSQRRITEGDTVVVYERHDSMRAVTVSAAGVLQNRFGVFRHADWLGRHFGSKVFSSGGVGGKGGRKAGGGFVHLLAPTPELWTLVLSHRTQILYIADISLVVAYLELVPGCVLLESGTGSGSLTTSLARAVAPHGRVYTFDFHDQRADSAREDFEKNGLSSLITVAVRDIQGEGFPDEYSGAADAVFLDLPQPWLAIPSAGTMLRQDGVLCSFSPCIEQVQRACETMRSCFTDIRTFEILLRTYEVHEGALKSATANEASSEGSSLPGKKRKIRSAGEALDSSQTSSVIARPCSTARGHTGYLTFARKSVHGSQTGAAEVCPTS; translated from the exons ATGATGGTTCCACTCGATCCATGCAACAAGCCCACTTCGCAGCGCCGCATCACGGAGGGCGACACCGTCGTGGTGTACGAACGGCACGACTCGATGCGCGCAGTCACCGTCAGCGCCGCCGGCGTACTGCAGAACCGATTCGGCGTCTTCCGCCACGCCGACTGGCTCGGCCGCCACTTCGGATCCAAGGTATTCAGCAGCGGCGGTGTCGGGGGCAAGGGCGGTCGCAAGGCCGGCGGCGGGTTCGTCCACCTCCTCGCGCCCACCCCGGAGCTCTGGACGCTCGTGCTCAGCCACCGGACACAGATCCTCTACATTGCCGATATCAGCCTGGTGGTGGCCTACCTCGAGCTCGTCCCAGGGTGCGTCCTGCTGGAGTCCGGGACAGGCAGCGGTTCGCTCACCACCTCGCTAGCCCGCGCCGTCGCGCCGCACGGGCGCGTGTACACGTTCGATTTCCACGACCAGAGGGCAGACTCGGCAAG GGAAGATTTTGAGAAGAATGGCCTCAGCAGTCTTATTACAGTCGCTGTTCGGGACATACAAGGGGAAGGATTCCCAGATGAGTACTCTGGAGCTGCTGATGCTGTGTTCCTGGACTTACCCCAGCCTTGGCTGGCAATACCGTCAGCTGGTACAATGCTACGACAAGATGGCGTTCTATGCTCCTTCTCACCTTGCATTGAGCAAGTACAGCGTGCTTGTGAAACTATGAGGTCTTGTTTCACAG ATATTAGAACTTTTGAAATCCTTCTTCGCACCTATGAAGTACATGAAGGTGCTCTGAAGAGTGCAACCGCCAACGAAGCCTCTAGCGAGGGTTCTTCACTTCCTGGGAAGAAACGGAAAATTCGGTCAGCTGGAGAAGCCCTGGACAGTTCTCAGACATCGTCTGTTATTGCTAGGCCTTGCAGCACAGCTAGAGGACACACTGGTTACTTGACATTCGCTAGGAAAAGTGTGCATGGGAGCCAAACTGGGGCCGCTGAAGTTTGCCCCACATCTTAG